One stretch of Armigeres subalbatus isolate Guangzhou_Male chromosome 2, GZ_Asu_2, whole genome shotgun sequence DNA includes these proteins:
- the LOC134211762 gene encoding ubiquinone biosynthesis protein COQ9, mitochondrial-like isoform X3 — MNKIGKLLALQIRYSSCKGMLLRSIGTSVICDEQSKPRPMNQFIQIKSCSTSSQTRDTFDAFRSREEQKEKEILTQNTLNNKDNKEEHEDGDEVETVKDKILKAALDYVGTHGWSKQAIVKGAESLNYPSMINGLFPKGGIELLHFFQRHCNERLVVYLREEITKNEKHQDSATFARNAIELRLRMLIPYLQHWPQALGLMALPPNVPTSLANVLTLVDDICYYAGDRSVDFNWYTRRVGLASIYKATELYMLQDTSKDHEKTWKFLERRVEEARILHDFLVKSETATLHIQNALGSSFSTARNILGLNFDRR; from the exons GTATGCTGTTGCGTTCGATTGGTACAAGTGTAATATGTGACGAGCAGTCGAAACCTCGACCGATGAACCAATTcatccaaattaaatcatgtAGCActtcttcacaaacacgggACACATTTGATGCATTTCGCTCTAGAGAAGagcaaaaggaaaaagaaatctTGACGCAAAATACATTGAATAACAAGGACAATAAGGAAGAACACGAAGATGGTGATGAAGTTGAAACTGTGAAAGATAAGATTTTGAAAGCTGCCCTTGATTATGTAGGAACACATGGCTGGTCTAAGCAGGCGATTGTCAAGGGAGCGGAAAGCCTAAATTATCCAAGCATGATTAATGGACTTTTTCCGAAAGGTGGCATTGAATTACTGCATTTTTTCCAAAGACATTGCAACGAAAGATTGGTTGTTTATCTGAGAGAGGAAATCACGAAAAACGAGAAACATCAGGATTCTGCAACGTTTGCGAGAAACGCTATTGAATTACGCCTACGAATGCTAATCCCTTATTTGCAGCATTGGCCACAGGCACTGGGGCTTATGGCGCTACCGCCGAACGTACCTACATCCCTAGCAAATGTACTTACGCTGGTGGACGATATTTGTTATTACGCAGGGGATCGTTCCGTAGAT ttcAACTGGTATACTCGACGTGTAGGTCTGGCTAGTATTTACAAAGCGACGGAGTTGTACATGTTGCAAGATACCTCAAAAGATCACGAAAAAACATGGAAATTCCTGGAAAGACGAGTCGAGGAAGCCAGAATACTGCATGATTTTCTAGTCAAGTCAGAAACCGCAACGTTGCATATTCAAAACGCACTAGGATCTTCCTTTTCTACT GCGCGCAACATCCTTGGGCTGAATTTCGATAGGCGGTGA